The Aquidulcibacter paucihalophilus genome has a window encoding:
- a CDS encoding thioesterase family protein: MTGTIERTKRGDYRRFQAISTRWMDNDVYGHVNNVVYYSWFDTAVNRLLVVNGIIDIHQGKTIGLVVETGCRYFSPTAFPDEIEAGVRVAHVGTSSVRYEIGLFRNKEQEAAAVGYFVHVYVDRDSKRPVPVDDKMRGFLESLKT; this comes from the coding sequence ATGACCGGCACGATCGAACGGACGAAGCGCGGCGACTATCGCCGGTTCCAGGCCATATCCACGCGCTGGATGGACAATGACGTCTACGGCCATGTGAACAACGTCGTCTATTATTCGTGGTTCGACACGGCGGTGAACCGGCTGCTGGTCGTCAACGGCATCATCGACATCCACCAGGGCAAGACCATCGGCCTGGTCGTCGAGACGGGCTGCCGCTATTTCTCGCCGACAGCCTTCCCGGACGAGATCGAGGCGGGCGTGAGGGTGGCGCACGTCGGCACCTCCTCGGTCCGCTACGAGATCGGCCTGTTCCGTAACAAGGAGCAGGAGGCGGCGGCGGTGGGCTATTTCGTCCACGTCTATGTGGACCGCGACTCCAAGCGGCCCGTGCCGGTGGACGACAAGATGCGGGGCTTCCTGGAGAGCCTGAAGACCTAG
- a CDS encoding zinc-dependent alcohol dehydrogenase family protein — MQTTAAVLRAMGAARPYAASRPLSLETVTLDPPGRDEVRVAIKAAGLCHSDLSVINGDRPRPLPMALGHEAAGVVEALGPGVTDLQVGDHVVMVFMPSCGHCDPCAGGRPALCEPGAAANGKGELLAGGRRLHDAAGALNHHLGCSAFAAHAVVSRRSLVKVDRDLPFEHAALFGCAVLTGVGAVVNTAQVRAGQSVAVVGLGGVGLSSVLGALAAGASPVIAVDLSEDKLALARSLGPVQTVNAAAPDAIEQVRALTGGGADFVFEMAGSVAALEAAWRMTRRGGTTITAGLPPPEAALAVNIVQLVAEERTLKGSYIGTCVPARDIPRYVALFRQGRLPVDRLLSGTIPLADINAAFDDLAEGRTVRTVITF; from the coding sequence ATGCAGACCACTGCCGCCGTTCTCCGGGCCATGGGCGCCGCCCGCCCCTATGCCGCCAGCCGGCCGCTGTCGCTCGAGACGGTGACGCTCGATCCGCCCGGCCGCGACGAGGTGCGGGTCGCGATCAAGGCCGCCGGCCTGTGCCACTCCGATCTCAGCGTCATCAACGGCGACCGGCCCCGGCCCCTGCCCATGGCGCTCGGCCATGAAGCCGCCGGCGTCGTCGAGGCGCTGGGCCCCGGGGTCACGGACCTCCAGGTCGGCGACCATGTCGTCATGGTCTTCATGCCGTCCTGCGGCCATTGCGATCCCTGCGCCGGCGGCCGCCCCGCCCTGTGCGAGCCGGGTGCGGCGGCCAACGGCAAGGGCGAGCTGCTGGCCGGCGGACGGCGCCTCCATGATGCGGCGGGCGCGCTCAATCATCATCTCGGCTGCTCCGCCTTCGCGGCCCATGCCGTGGTCTCGCGGCGCTCGCTGGTGAAGGTCGACCGCGATCTGCCGTTCGAGCACGCCGCCCTGTTCGGCTGCGCGGTGCTGACCGGCGTCGGCGCGGTCGTGAACACGGCGCAGGTCCGGGCCGGCCAGTCGGTGGCCGTCGTCGGCCTCGGCGGCGTCGGCCTGTCCTCGGTGCTCGGCGCGCTGGCGGCGGGGGCCAGCCCTGTGATCGCCGTGGACCTCAGCGAGGACAAGCTGGCCCTCGCCCGCTCCCTCGGCCCGGTCCAGACCGTCAACGCCGCCGCTCCCGACGCCATCGAACAGGTCCGCGCCCTGACCGGCGGCGGGGCCGATTTCGTGTTCGAGATGGCCGGCTCCGTCGCGGCGCTGGAGGCAGCCTGGCGGATGACGCGGCGCGGCGGGACCACGATCACGGCCGGCCTGCCCCCGCCCGAGGCGGCGCTGGCGGTCAACATCGTCCAGCTGGTCGCCGAGGAGCGCACCCTCAAGGGCAGCTATATCGGCACCTGCGTCCCCGCCCGCGACATCCCCCGCTACGTCGCCCTGTTCCGGCAGGGGCGGCTGCCGGTCGATCGGCTGCTCAGCGGCACCATCCCCCTCGCCGACATCAACGCCGCCTTCGACGATCTGGCCGAGGGCCGGACCGTCCGCACCGTCATCACCTTCTGA
- a CDS encoding NYN domain-containing protein — protein sequence MTVVSKAPRLAVLIDAENASARIAEALFTEIATLGEASARRIYGDFASAQLGGWTKVLARYAIQPQQNFANTKGKNSGDIALVIDGMDLLHSGRFDGFCLVSSDADFTRLASRIREEGVDVYGFGERKTPESFRQACTRFIYTENLIGQPVESVAPAAGGGRAPATAAPEAPGKRKPVEAARLIATVIADMDEDGDGWVTVSGLGDRLRNAYPDFDQRTYGHAKLSDLIRGTGRFEVQTGAAGGAMRIRDKA from the coding sequence ATGACCGTCGTCTCCAAAGCCCCCCGCCTCGCCGTGCTGATCGACGCCGAGAACGCCTCGGCCCGCATCGCCGAGGCCCTGTTCACCGAGATCGCCACCCTGGGCGAGGCCTCGGCGCGGCGCATCTATGGCGATTTCGCCTCGGCCCAGCTGGGCGGCTGGACGAAGGTGCTGGCCCGCTACGCCATCCAGCCGCAGCAGAATTTCGCCAATACCAAGGGCAAGAATTCGGGCGACATCGCCCTCGTCATCGACGGCATGGACCTGCTGCACTCGGGCCGGTTCGACGGCTTCTGCCTCGTCTCCTCCGACGCCGACTTCACCCGGCTGGCGTCGCGCATCCGCGAGGAGGGGGTCGATGTCTATGGCTTCGGCGAGCGCAAGACGCCGGAGAGTTTCCGCCAGGCCTGCACCCGCTTCATCTACACCGAGAACCTGATCGGCCAGCCCGTCGAGAGCGTGGCGCCGGCGGCGGGCGGGGGGCGGGCGCCGGCCACGGCCGCGCCGGAGGCTCCGGGCAAGCGCAAGCCGGTCGAGGCGGCGCGCCTGATCGCCACGGTGATCGCCGACATGGACGAGGACGGCGACGGCTGGGTCACGGTCAGCGGCCTCGGTGACCGGCTGCGCAACGCCTATCCGGACTTCGACCAGCGTACCTATGGCCACGCCAAACTGTCGGACCTGATCCGCGGGACGGGGCGGTTCGAGGTGCAGACGGGCGCCGCCGGCGGGGCCATGCGGATCCGCGACAAGGCCTGA
- a CDS encoding HNH endonuclease signature motif containing protein, which produces MPDEKSASGMSALSERLATLPPEHQQALQWFWDRQGDLIGWPEPLNGLYLVNRPKGIHKPKGWIHALSVRQALKGPYADRPPEGSFNTSWSYDYFQEGQDPATRDNHATNRGLMACWTDNIPVAVLIQEKSKPGVRYRVWGLARVDNWTNGHFKLEGYNPAGELGNVSPANGVDIEYDIPGHTPVAIAEPYEPFSTDDARKRIHAQIVARQGGAKFRSSALKTFQGRCAISGCDVPAVLEAAHIVPYRGRQTNSDDNALLLRADLHTLFDRLLLFVDPVTLVITLADELASSEYAMFADKPLSLPLGVDPKTIGLRLGERVEALKVAKSGTGSPG; this is translated from the coding sequence TTGCCCGACGAGAAGTCGGCGTCCGGCATGAGCGCGCTTTCTGAGCGGCTTGCTACCCTTCCGCCCGAGCACCAACAGGCGCTCCAATGGTTCTGGGATAGACAAGGCGACTTGATCGGTTGGCCGGAACCCCTCAACGGCCTGTACTTGGTCAACCGGCCGAAGGGCATTCACAAGCCAAAGGGGTGGATCCACGCTCTCAGTGTTCGGCAGGCTCTGAAAGGGCCGTACGCCGACCGGCCGCCAGAGGGCTCGTTCAACACCTCTTGGAGCTACGACTATTTCCAAGAGGGGCAGGACCCGGCTACGCGCGACAATCACGCCACCAATCGCGGCTTGATGGCTTGCTGGACAGACAACATCCCGGTTGCCGTCTTGATTCAGGAAAAGTCAAAGCCCGGAGTGCGTTACCGCGTTTGGGGGCTGGCAAGGGTAGACAACTGGACCAACGGGCACTTCAAACTTGAGGGCTACAATCCTGCAGGCGAACTCGGGAACGTTTCGCCCGCGAACGGCGTGGATATCGAATACGATATCCCGGGTCACACACCCGTCGCGATCGCTGAGCCCTATGAACCGTTCAGTACCGATGACGCACGCAAGCGCATTCACGCCCAGATCGTCGCGCGCCAGGGCGGTGCGAAATTCCGTTCGAGTGCGCTCAAGACGTTTCAGGGCCGCTGCGCGATTTCTGGGTGCGACGTCCCTGCTGTACTCGAGGCTGCGCACATCGTTCCTTATCGCGGAAGGCAGACAAATTCCGACGACAACGCTTTGTTGTTGCGCGCCGACCTGCACACACTTTTCGATCGACTACTGCTGTTCGTGGACCCAGTGACCCTAGTTATAACCCTCGCCGATGAGCTGGCTTCGAGCGAATATGCGATGTTCGCAGACAAGCCCCTTAGCCTTCCGCTTGGTGTGGATCCCAAGACGATCGGCCTTCGTCTTGGGGAAAGAGTTGAAGCCCTAAAGGTAGCCAAATCTGGAACTGGCTCTCCCGGCTAG
- a CDS encoding SseB family protein — translation MTDAAQTPMTFTDNPLNPLEELLYAGLADARQMGDFERIMLEADLYAVPEPDSPGGTPGDDGAKVLRPGEQLILRGVVLNDGRNTVTLFTDPARAVQMFGPDTRILAMQGRKLLDMLKDTVILLNPAGGKGLMMEPDQIKAVLEHAPLPSFVGRPSGTVELADVPEPQQPFTLIGRLNVAFRDLKIDEAWLARARWNEAKMMGWFLDIRTDQPADEIIALCERAVRGLAFGGEVFDVSVSKPGGEKGIGVKIR, via the coding sequence ATGACCGACGCCGCCCAGACCCCCATGACCTTCACCGACAATCCGCTGAACCCGCTGGAGGAGCTGCTCTACGCCGGTCTGGCGGACGCGCGGCAGATGGGCGATTTCGAGCGGATCATGCTCGAGGCCGACCTCTATGCCGTGCCCGAGCCCGACAGCCCCGGCGGCACCCCCGGCGACGACGGCGCCAAGGTGCTGCGTCCGGGCGAGCAGCTGATCCTGCGCGGCGTGGTCCTCAACGACGGCCGCAACACCGTGACCCTGTTCACCGACCCGGCCCGGGCGGTCCAGATGTTCGGCCCGGACACCCGCATCCTGGCCATGCAGGGCCGCAAGCTGCTCGACATGCTCAAGGACACGGTGATCCTGCTCAACCCGGCCGGCGGCAAGGGGCTGATGATGGAGCCCGACCAGATCAAGGCCGTGCTCGAACACGCCCCCCTCCCGTCCTTCGTCGGCCGCCCCTCGGGCACGGTCGAGCTGGCCGACGTGCCCGAGCCCCAGCAGCCCTTCACCCTGATCGGCCGCCTGAACGTGGCCTTCCGCGACCTGAAGATCGACGAAGCCTGGCTGGCCCGCGCCCGCTGGAACGAGGCGAAGATGATGGGCTGGTTCCTCGACATCCGCACGGATCAGCCCGCCGACGAGATCATCGCCCTGTGCGAACGCGCCGTGCGCGGGCTCGCCTTCGGCGGCGAGGTGTTCGACGTGAGCGTGAGCAAGCCGGGCGGCGAGAAGGGTATCGGGGTGAAGATCCGGTAG
- the lepA gene encoding translation elongation factor 4 yields MTTPPIERIRNFSVVAHIDHGKSTLSDRLIQVTGGLTAREMSAQVLDNMDIEKERGITIKAQTVRLNYRAKDGLDYVLNLMDTPGHVDFAYEVSRSLAACEGSLLVVDASQGVEAQTLANVYQAIDNNHEIVPVLNKIDLPAAEPERVRQQIEDVIGLDASDAVLCSAKSGIGIEDVLEAIVTRLPAPKGDPKAPLKALLVDAWYDPYLGVVVLVRVFDGTLKTGQRVKMMQNGSTHLIDRVGVFLPKNTPVDELGPGEVGFITAQIKEVAHAAVGDTITDEKKPTAEPLKGFKQVQSVVFCGLFPVDAADFEDLRAAIGRLRLNDASFTYEMESSAALGFGFRCGFLGLLHLEIIQERLSREFNLDLIATAPSVVYKIALRDGSEIELHNPADLPDVMQIMEISEPWIKATILTPDEYLGGVIKLCQDRRGAQVELSYVGSRALVVYELPLNEVVFDFYDRLKSISKGYASFDYELSEYKVGDLVKMNILVNAEPVDALSMLVHRGRAEMRGRSMVEKMKELIPPHLFVIPIQAAIGGKIIARETVRALRKDVTSKCYGGDATRKKKLLEKQKAGKKRMRQFGKVEIPQEAFIAALKMDDD; encoded by the coding sequence ATGACGACCCCTCCCATCGAACGTATCCGCAATTTCAGTGTGGTGGCCCACATTGACCACGGCAAATCCACGCTGTCCGATCGCCTGATCCAGGTGACCGGCGGCCTGACCGCGCGCGAAATGTCGGCGCAGGTTCTCGACAATATGGATATCGAGAAAGAGCGCGGGATCACCATCAAGGCCCAGACCGTGCGCCTGAACTACCGGGCGAAGGACGGCCTCGACTACGTCCTCAACCTGATGGACACGCCCGGCCACGTCGACTTCGCCTATGAGGTCTCCCGTTCCCTGGCCGCCTGCGAGGGCTCCCTGCTGGTCGTGGACGCCTCCCAGGGCGTCGAGGCCCAGACCCTGGCGAACGTCTACCAGGCCATCGATAACAATCACGAGATCGTACCGGTCCTGAACAAGATCGACCTGCCCGCGGCCGAGCCCGAGCGGGTGCGGCAGCAGATCGAGGACGTCATCGGCCTCGACGCCTCCGACGCCGTCCTGTGCAGCGCCAAGTCCGGCATCGGCATCGAGGATGTGCTCGAGGCCATCGTCACCCGCCTGCCGGCCCCCAAGGGCGACCCCAAGGCGCCGCTGAAGGCCCTGCTGGTCGATGCCTGGTACGATCCCTACCTCGGCGTCGTCGTCCTCGTCCGGGTCTTCGACGGCACGCTCAAGACCGGCCAGCGCGTCAAGATGATGCAGAACGGCTCGACCCACCTGATCGACCGCGTCGGCGTCTTCCTGCCCAAGAACACCCCGGTCGACGAACTGGGCCCCGGCGAGGTCGGCTTCATCACCGCCCAGATCAAGGAGGTCGCCCACGCCGCCGTCGGCGACACCATCACCGACGAGAAGAAGCCCACCGCCGAGCCGCTCAAGGGCTTCAAACAGGTCCAGTCGGTGGTCTTCTGCGGCCTCTTCCCGGTCGATGCCGCCGATTTCGAGGACCTGCGCGCCGCCATCGGCCGCCTGCGCCTGAACGACGCCAGCTTCACCTATGAGATGGAATCCAGCGCCGCCCTCGGCTTCGGCTTCCGCTGCGGCTTCCTCGGCCTGCTGCACCTCGAGATCATCCAGGAGCGCCTCAGCCGCGAGTTCAACCTCGACCTGATCGCGACCGCCCCCTCGGTGGTCTACAAGATCGCCCTGCGCGACGGCTCCGAGATCGAGCTGCACAACCCGGCCGACCTGCCCGACGTGATGCAGATCATGGAAATCAGCGAGCCGTGGATCAAGGCCACGATCCTGACGCCCGACGAATACCTCGGCGGCGTCATCAAGCTGTGCCAGGACCGCCGCGGTGCCCAGGTCGAGCTCTCCTACGTCGGCTCCCGCGCCCTCGTCGTCTATGAGCTGCCGCTGAACGAGGTCGTCTTCGACTTCTACGACCGCCTCAAATCCATCTCCAAGGGCTATGCCTCGTTCGACTACGAGCTCAGCGAGTACAAGGTCGGCGACCTTGTGAAGATGAACATCCTCGTCAACGCCGAGCCCGTCGACGCCCTCTCCATGCTGGTCCACCGCGGCCGGGCCGAGATGCGCGGCCGCTCCATGGTCGAGAAGATGAAGGAGCTGATCCCGCCCCACCTGTTCGTCATCCCGATCCAGGCGGCCATCGGCGGCAAGATCATCGCCCGCGAAACCGTCCGCGCCCTGCGCAAGGACGTGACCTCGAAATGCTACGGCGGCGACGCCACCCGCAAGAAGAAGCTGCTCGAGAAGCAGAAGGCCGGCAAGAAGCGCATGCGCCAGTTCGGCAAGGTCGAGATCCCGCAGGAAGCCTTCATCGCCGCGCTGAAGATGGATGACGATTGA
- a CDS encoding efflux RND transporter periplasmic adaptor subunit: protein MALGLTLAACGGGGEDKETAAAAARSAGQTVTAATATLINQPRTVTASGSVSAWEEVPVGAETGGLTAIGVYVDEGAYVRQGQLLVKLNDDVLQAQLRQQQAGVASAEANAAREDSALARAEELRGRGFLSQASLDTAIANQRSARAQLASAQASLSETRTRLNQTSVRAPVAGIISSRSVTRGQIVQPGTELFRMVRDGRLELDAEIPEAELRLVRSGMAATIASDQAAGATGRVRIVTPEVNAQTRLGIARISLASGSGLSPGMFARATIDVGSQPAVVVPSDAIVFREGKSGVYTIGARNAVHFNPVTTGARNGSLIQIVSGLEANQRVVVQGAGFLGEGDVVTVVEARTAPAAVPAATGTTSR, encoded by the coding sequence ATGGCCCTGGGCCTGACCCTCGCGGCTTGCGGCGGCGGCGGCGAAGACAAGGAAACGGCCGCCGCGGCGGCGCGCAGCGCGGGCCAGACGGTCACGGCCGCGACCGCGACCCTGATCAACCAACCGCGCACGGTGACGGCGTCGGGCAGCGTATCGGCCTGGGAAGAGGTGCCGGTGGGTGCGGAGACCGGCGGCCTGACGGCCATCGGCGTCTATGTCGACGAGGGCGCCTACGTGCGGCAGGGACAACTGCTGGTAAAGCTGAACGACGATGTTCTGCAGGCCCAGCTGCGACAGCAGCAGGCCGGGGTGGCCAGCGCCGAGGCCAATGCGGCGCGCGAGGACTCGGCCCTGGCCCGGGCCGAGGAACTGCGCGGGCGCGGCTTTCTGAGCCAGGCCTCGCTGGACACCGCCATCGCCAACCAGCGCTCGGCGCGGGCACAGCTGGCCTCCGCCCAGGCCTCGCTGAGCGAGACCCGCACCCGCCTGAACCAGACCAGTGTCCGTGCGCCGGTCGCCGGCATCATCAGCAGCCGCAGCGTCACCCGGGGCCAGATCGTCCAGCCGGGGACCGAACTGTTCCGGATGGTGCGTGACGGTCGGCTGGAGCTGGACGCGGAGATTCCCGAGGCCGAGCTGCGGCTCGTCCGGTCCGGCATGGCCGCGACCATCGCCTCCGACCAGGCCGCGGGCGCGACCGGACGGGTCCGTATCGTGACCCCCGAGGTCAATGCGCAGACGCGCCTCGGCATCGCACGCATTTCCCTGGCGTCCGGCAGCGGCCTGAGCCCCGGCATGTTCGCCCGCGCGACCATTGATGTGGGGTCCCAGCCCGCCGTGGTGGTGCCGTCAGACGCCATCGTGTTTCGTGAGGGCAAGTCCGGTGTCTATACAATCGGGGCCCGCAACGCCGTGCATTTCAACCCGGTCACCACGGGGGCCCGGAACGGTTCGCTGATTCAGATCGTCAGCGGGCTGGAAGCCAACCAGCGGGTCGTGGTCCAGGGCGCCGGCTTCCTGGGTGAAGGGGATGTGGTGACTGTTGTGGAGGCCCGGACGGCCCCTGCCGCGGTGCCTGCCGCGACCGGGACGACCAGCCGATGA
- a CDS encoding efflux RND transporter permease subunit, giving the protein MNFNNISSWSIRNPIPIVLLFVVLTIAGISSYFNLRTNNFPDVDLPIVAVTVVQPGAAPTELETQVTRLVEDSLAGLGRVRKINSTVTDSASTTLVEFELGVDLEKATNDVRNAVAAVRQDLPADVQEPVVQRIEFTGQAILNYVVRAPGMSPEELSWFVDNTVSKRLLLVNGVSQINRDGGVSREIRIKLDPGKLAAQGVTAAAVSQQLRASNANLPGGRSEIGGEEQAIRTVGSALTIEALRDTLIPVNGRAVRLGDLGEVVDEWSEQRGRARFNGQEVVGFGVVRSIGSSEVDVYHQSIEAIEALDAERADVTFEKVSDITSDVINNFHASVEALLLGALLAIAVVFVFLRDWRATLITAVAMPLSLIPTFWIMDLTNQSLNVVTLLALSLTVGILVDDAIVEIENIVRHIRDGKAPYPAAMEAADEIGLAVIATTATLVAVFAPTGFMPGVVGQFFKSFAIATCVSVGFSLVVARTITPLMGAFLLKRDQGKEHGDPKWMKPFLGALSWCLSSSTDARLVADRAEGRGSWVRRRIFFRLKDHRLWVMGMGLAFFIGSLFLAASLPGEFIPAEDISRSNATVELAPGTTLEQTDEAVRQVTEILRARPEVASVFSSIGSATVSFGPGGGGGAGEVRRANMTINLVKRWDRKLSQQEFEQEIGRELKVIPGARIQFGAGGGGGGLMSIALVSDNPRQLELAAARVEREMRALPELANVSSSSALVRPEILIRPKADVAALQGVSAAAISQAARVATLGDADQLLPKFNLGDRQIPIRVMLAEEARSQLGVIENLQVPTASGGTVPLSAVADISFGAGPNQIERLDRRRVATISAELAGVPLSVATKAVDALPTMTNLPEGVTQQLTGDAESNQELATGFGFAIITGILLMYVVLVLLFGSFFHPVVILAALPVSFGGAFLALLITGKSMSMPALIGIIMLTGIAAKNSILLVDYAIIAMKAGMNRRDALMDAAHKRARPIIMTTMAMGLGMLPIAAAIGEGTAFRSPMAVAVIGGLITSTGLSLLFVPVVFSLVDGVKTRLERRMDRMFHGQRDTPNPREQPAE; this is encoded by the coding sequence ATGAATTTCAACAACATCTCATCGTGGTCGATCCGGAATCCGATTCCGATCGTCCTGTTGTTCGTGGTCCTGACGATCGCGGGCATCAGCAGCTATTTCAACCTGCGCACCAATAATTTCCCTGACGTCGACCTGCCGATCGTCGCGGTCACGGTGGTTCAACCCGGCGCAGCCCCGACCGAGCTGGAAACCCAGGTCACCCGGCTGGTCGAGGATTCGCTGGCCGGCCTGGGCCGGGTGCGCAAGATCAACTCCACCGTCACGGACAGCGCCTCGACCACCCTGGTCGAATTCGAACTGGGTGTGGACCTGGAAAAGGCCACGAATGACGTGCGCAACGCCGTCGCCGCCGTCCGTCAGGATCTGCCCGCGGATGTCCAGGAGCCCGTGGTCCAGCGCATCGAATTCACGGGTCAGGCCATTCTGAACTACGTCGTTCGCGCGCCGGGCATGAGCCCGGAGGAACTGAGCTGGTTCGTCGATAATACGGTCTCCAAGCGCCTTTTGCTGGTCAATGGCGTCAGCCAGATCAACCGCGACGGCGGCGTCAGCCGCGAGATCCGCATCAAGCTTGACCCCGGCAAACTGGCCGCCCAGGGCGTGACCGCCGCCGCGGTGTCGCAGCAACTGCGCGCCTCCAACGCCAACCTGCCCGGCGGCCGGAGCGAAATCGGCGGCGAGGAGCAGGCCATCCGCACGGTCGGGTCGGCCCTGACCATCGAAGCCCTGCGAGACACCCTGATCCCCGTCAACGGACGGGCGGTCCGGCTGGGGGATCTGGGCGAGGTCGTGGACGAATGGTCCGAGCAACGCGGTCGGGCCCGGTTCAACGGGCAGGAAGTGGTCGGCTTCGGCGTCGTCCGTTCGATCGGATCGTCTGAGGTCGATGTCTACCACCAGTCGATCGAGGCGATCGAGGCGCTGGACGCCGAGCGCGCCGACGTCACCTTCGAGAAAGTGTCGGATATCACATCCGACGTGATCAACAATTTCCACGCCTCGGTCGAGGCCCTGCTGCTCGGCGCCCTGCTGGCGATTGCCGTGGTGTTCGTCTTCCTGCGCGACTGGCGAGCGACCCTGATCACGGCCGTGGCCATGCCGCTGTCGCTGATCCCGACCTTCTGGATCATGGACCTGACCAACCAGTCGCTGAATGTCGTGACCCTGCTGGCCCTGTCGCTAACGGTCGGAATTCTGGTGGACGACGCGATCGTCGAGATCGAAAACATCGTCCGCCACATCCGTGACGGCAAGGCACCCTATCCGGCGGCAATGGAGGCCGCGGACGAGATCGGTCTGGCCGTGATCGCCACGACCGCGACCCTGGTCGCCGTGTTCGCGCCCACGGGCTTCATGCCGGGTGTGGTCGGCCAATTCTTCAAGTCCTTCGCCATCGCCACCTGTGTCAGCGTGGGCTTCTCCCTGGTGGTCGCCCGAACGATCACTCCCCTGATGGGAGCCTTCCTGCTCAAGCGCGACCAGGGCAAGGAGCACGGCGATCCCAAATGGATGAAGCCGTTCCTCGGAGCCCTGAGCTGGTGCCTGTCGTCGTCAACAGACGCCCGGCTGGTCGCTGACCGGGCAGAGGGCCGCGGCAGCTGGGTCCGGCGGCGGATCTTTTTCCGGCTCAAGGACCATCGACTGTGGGTCATGGGCATGGGTCTGGCGTTCTTCATCGGATCGCTGTTTCTGGCCGCCAGCCTGCCCGGCGAGTTCATTCCGGCGGAGGACATCTCGCGCTCCAATGCGACTGTCGAGCTGGCCCCCGGCACCACACTGGAACAGACCGATGAGGCCGTTCGTCAGGTGACGGAAATCCTCCGGGCCCGACCCGAGGTCGCCTCGGTGTTCTCGTCCATCGGCTCGGCCACGGTCAGCTTCGGGCCGGGCGGCGGCGGTGGCGCGGGCGAGGTGCGTCGGGCGAACATGACCATCAACCTGGTCAAGCGCTGGGACCGCAAGCTCAGCCAGCAAGAGTTCGAGCAGGAGATCGGGCGTGAGTTGAAGGTCATCCCCGGGGCCCGGATCCAGTTTGGAGCCGGCGGCGGCGGCGGCGGCCTGATGAGCATCGCCCTGGTCAGCGACAATCCCCGCCAGCTGGAACTCGCGGCGGCCCGGGTGGAGCGTGAGATGCGCGCCCTGCCCGAGCTGGCCAATGTGTCCTCGTCCTCGGCTCTGGTGCGGCCGGAAATCCTGATCCGGCCCAAGGCCGATGTGGCGGCGCTGCAGGGCGTCTCCGCCGCGGCCATCAGCCAGGCGGCCCGGGTCGCCACCCTGGGCGATGCCGACCAGCTGCTGCCGAAATTCAACCTCGGTGACCGCCAGATCCCGATCCGGGTCATGCTGGCCGAAGAAGCCCGAAGCCAGCTGGGTGTGATCGAAAACCTGCAGGTGCCGACGGCCTCCGGCGGGACCGTTCCGCTCTCGGCCGTAGCGGATATCAGCTTCGGCGCCGGACCCAACCAGATCGAACGGCTGGACCGCCGCCGCGTGGCCACCATTTCCGCCGAACTGGCCGGCGTACCGCTGAGCGTCGCGACCAAGGCGGTCGACGCCCTGCCCACGATGACCAACCTGCCGGAAGGCGTGACCCAGCAACTGACCGGCGATGCCGAGAGCAATCAGGAACTGGCGACCGGCTTCGGCTTCGCCATCATCACCGGCATCCTGCTGATGTATGTCGTGCTTGTTCTGCTGTTCGGCAGCTTCTTCCACCCGGTCGTCATCCTGGCGGCGCTGCCCGTGTCCTTCGGCGGGGCCTTCCTGGCCCTGCTGATCACCGGCAAGTCGATGTCGATGCCGGCGCTGATCGGCATCATCATGCTGACCGGGATCGCGGCCAAGAACTCCATCCTGCTGGTAGACTATGCCATCATCGCCATGAAGGCGGGCATGAACCGACGCGACGCCCTGATGGATGCGGCCCACAAGCGGGCGCGGCCGATCATCATGACGACGATGGCCATGGGGCTGGGCATGTTGCCGATCGCCGCGGCGATCGGCGAAGGCACGGCTTTCCGTTCACCCATGGCCGTGGCGGTGATCGGCGGACTGATCACCTCGACCGGTCTGAGCCTGCTGTTCGTCCCGGTGGTGTTCAGCCTGGTCGACGGGGTGAAGACCCGCCTGGAACGCCGCATGGACCGGATGTTCCACGGCCAGCGCGATACGCCCAACCCCCGGGAGCAGCCGGCGGAATAG